The Virgibacillus phasianinus genome includes a window with the following:
- a CDS encoding ATP-binding cassette domain-containing protein: protein MTEWISIEHANEHNLKDVSVKIPKRKLTVITGVSGSGKSTLAHDILFNESQRQYLEAMGMQGIEKPNVAHISGASPAISLKQQETSSNPRSTVGTKTAMYTSLRMIYEKLGIRTCPNCKKKVNPIQAIEETEHVDGEFTVFQICPHCEHKYKKHTRSHFSYNTIEGACQKCKGIGKVIQINVNTLLNKELSIENGAIALWNGRYLEYQLDNIKRTMNHYNEPLEQNTPLKNFNELQFALLCHGTSSKEVRKLTDKKEPKTVGDGKFQGVMTNLWRKYQEKSGDMGKESIFFYSDTCPDCNGTKLTEQSRSVNVMDRSITEISTLDLDQLLEWINDCSLNLIGEEKAAVDVYFRDIETKLKRIKRLGLGYLTLERGTNTLSGGESQRIRLSAILDSDLTDVVYVIDEPTASLHAKDTEGIIDIMKKLRDKGNTVLVIEHNTDVMREADYLIEIGPKAGRYGGELIGTGTLKDLENNEKSLIKNYISNRSQPKQNVRQAGKTAIHIQDATRHNLASVSVAVPTESLVSVTGVSGSGKSSLIFDVVGEEASNVSGLDQFEEIITINQTSISKMKRSNVATYTNVFTDIRNLFAKLDDSKAQGLTAKHFSFNTNGGRCETCEGLGYVMSNMLFFNDMEVVCPTCKGKRFKENILTITYNDYNINDCLECSVEEALDIFKDESKIHKVLKLLTEIGLGYLKLGQSLTTLSGGEGQRLKLSTSLMKKNKQKSLFLLDEPSTGLHPYDIQYLLELFSRLIDKGNSIIMVEHNIHMIHASDWIIDLGPEGGVKGGHIIAKGTPTDIKVNQSSVTGHYL from the coding sequence ATGACGGAATGGATAAGTATTGAGCATGCGAACGAACACAATTTAAAAGATGTTAGTGTGAAAATCCCAAAGCGTAAATTGACAGTGATAACTGGTGTTTCTGGTTCAGGCAAGTCTACCCTTGCACATGATATTCTTTTTAATGAGTCACAACGGCAATATCTAGAAGCAATGGGAATGCAAGGCATTGAAAAACCAAATGTTGCACATATTAGCGGTGCTTCTCCCGCTATAAGTTTGAAGCAGCAAGAAACGTCATCTAATCCTCGTTCGACAGTAGGAACAAAGACAGCCATGTATACGAGTTTACGTATGATTTACGAGAAGCTTGGTATCCGCACATGTCCAAACTGCAAGAAAAAAGTAAACCCCATTCAGGCCATTGAAGAAACAGAACATGTAGATGGCGAATTTACTGTTTTTCAAATTTGTCCCCATTGTGAGCACAAGTATAAAAAACACACACGAAGCCACTTTTCTTACAATACAATCGAAGGCGCCTGTCAGAAATGTAAAGGTATCGGTAAAGTCATCCAAATTAACGTAAACACCTTATTGAATAAGGAATTGTCGATTGAAAATGGTGCAATTGCATTATGGAACGGCCGCTATCTAGAGTATCAACTTGATAATATCAAAAGAACAATGAACCATTACAATGAGCCACTTGAACAAAATACACCTCTTAAAAATTTTAATGAACTGCAATTTGCTTTACTTTGTCATGGTACAAGCAGTAAGGAAGTCCGAAAGCTTACTGATAAAAAGGAGCCGAAAACAGTTGGTGATGGTAAATTCCAAGGTGTAATGACAAACCTTTGGCGTAAATATCAAGAAAAGAGCGGAGACATGGGTAAAGAATCTATCTTTTTCTATAGTGATACATGTCCTGACTGTAATGGCACGAAACTAACCGAACAAAGTCGCAGTGTTAACGTGATGGATCGTTCTATTACAGAAATCTCAACATTAGACTTAGATCAATTGTTAGAATGGATCAATGACTGCAGTTTAAACTTAATTGGAGAGGAAAAGGCGGCAGTTGATGTCTATTTTCGTGACATAGAAACAAAACTTAAACGTATCAAACGTTTAGGCCTCGGTTATCTCACTTTAGAACGTGGGACAAACACTCTATCTGGCGGTGAAAGTCAACGTATTCGATTATCTGCCATCTTGGATTCAGACTTAACAGATGTTGTTTATGTTATCGACGAACCAACAGCAAGTCTTCATGCTAAGGACACGGAAGGTATTATCGACATTATGAAAAAACTGAGGGATAAAGGTAATACAGTTCTTGTGATTGAACACAATACGGATGTTATGAGAGAGGCTGATTATTTAATTGAGATTGGACCAAAAGCTGGCCGATACGGCGGCGAACTAATTGGTACAGGTACATTGAAAGACCTTGAAAATAATGAGAAATCCCTAATTAAAAACTACATTTCAAACAGAAGTCAGCCGAAGCAAAATGTTAGACAAGCTGGAAAAACAGCCATCCATATTCAAGACGCCACGCGTCATAACCTTGCTTCTGTAAGTGTAGCCGTTCCGACAGAATCCCTTGTAAGTGTAACGGGCGTCTCAGGGTCAGGTAAATCTTCACTAATATTTGATGTTGTAGGGGAAGAAGCTAGCAATGTTTCAGGCTTAGATCAATTTGAAGAAATCATTACTATTAATCAAACAAGTATTTCAAAAATGAAACGCTCAAATGTTGCTACATATACCAACGTTTTCACAGACATTCGAAACCTTTTTGCAAAACTAGATGATAGTAAAGCACAGGGTCTTACAGCTAAACATTTCTCTTTCAATACAAATGGTGGACGCTGTGAGACATGTGAAGGACTTGGCTATGTTATGAGCAACATGCTATTTTTTAATGATATGGAAGTTGTCTGTCCAACGTGTAAAGGTAAACGTTTCAAGGAAAATATCCTTACTATCACATACAATGACTATAATATAAATGACTGCTTAGAGTGTTCAGTCGAAGAAGCATTAGATATTTTTAAGGATGAATCGAAAATCCATAAAGTCCTCAAATTATTAACTGAAATTGGATTAGGATACTTAAAACTTGGTCAATCACTTACAACATTATCCGGTGGTGAAGGTCAACGATTAAAGCTGTCAACTTCCTTAATGAAGAAAAATAAACAAAAGAGTCTGTTCTTATTAGACGAACCTTCAACAGGTCTGCATCCTTATGACATTCAATATTTGCTAGAATTATTCAGTCGATTAATTGATAAAGGTAATTCCATTATCATGGTAGAACATAACATTCATATGATCCATGCAAGTGATTGGATTATTGATTTAGGACCAGAAGGCGGCGTCAAGGGAGGACATATAATTGCAAAAGGAACACCAACTGACATCAAAGTAAATCAATCCTCCGTAACAGGACATTATTTGTGA
- a CDS encoding M20 family metallopeptidase: MKEFVEQYLQDNEAYFKEVSSFIYKHPETRFEEYTSAGFLAKECEKQGFKVEQNVANIETAFVATYGSGSPVIGFLGEFDALSGLSQEPNETTYQPMENDVGHGCGHNLLGTGAFAGACAVKKYLEENNLPGTVKFFGCPGEEGGSGKTFMVKEGVFDGVDAALTWHPSPANAIMSLSSLANYQVFFRFKGKAAHAANVPHLGRSALDAVELMNVGVNYLREHVIQEARIHYAVTNTGGISPNVVQANAVVLYLIRAPKVNQVDEMYQRIRKIAEGAAMMTETEVTVEFDKACSNYVQNRSLEKILYQNLQEIGAGNPSESEKQFAEQIWSTFTESEQENYLDPVTGFGYIGDGSEFDGKYLADSISPYYESQGILSGSTDVADVSWVVPTAQLTSATSALGTALHTWQMTSQGLSDFANRGMLRAAGSMALTGIKLFESEEDLDHVKEEFTEFRKKHDYNSPIPDGVRPSKLNER, encoded by the coding sequence ATGAAAGAATTTGTTGAGCAGTATTTACAGGATAATGAAGCTTATTTCAAGGAAGTTAGTTCCTTTATCTATAAACATCCGGAAACTAGATTTGAAGAATACACTTCAGCCGGGTTTTTGGCAAAAGAATGTGAAAAACAAGGCTTTAAAGTCGAACAAAATGTTGCCAATATTGAAACTGCCTTTGTTGCAACGTATGGTTCCGGAAGCCCTGTAATCGGATTTTTGGGAGAGTTCGATGCGTTATCCGGTTTAAGTCAGGAACCAAATGAAACAACGTATCAACCAATGGAGAACGATGTTGGTCATGGCTGCGGGCATAACCTGCTGGGAACAGGGGCCTTTGCTGGTGCATGTGCTGTAAAAAAATATCTTGAAGAAAACAATCTCCCTGGGACCGTGAAATTCTTTGGCTGCCCTGGGGAGGAAGGCGGCTCAGGGAAAACGTTTATGGTGAAAGAAGGAGTATTTGACGGTGTAGATGCAGCGTTAACCTGGCACCCTTCCCCAGCCAACGCCATTATGAGCCTGTCGAGTCTGGCAAATTACCAAGTATTTTTTCGATTTAAAGGAAAGGCCGCACACGCCGCCAATGTTCCGCACCTAGGAAGAAGCGCGCTTGATGCAGTGGAGCTCATGAACGTTGGCGTAAATTATCTGCGCGAGCACGTTATTCAGGAAGCACGCATTCATTACGCAGTTACCAATACCGGGGGCATTTCCCCAAATGTGGTACAGGCAAATGCGGTGGTTCTTTATTTAATCCGCGCACCAAAGGTCAATCAGGTCGATGAGATGTATCAACGAATCCGTAAAATTGCTGAGGGTGCAGCGATGATGACGGAAACTGAAGTAACGGTCGAGTTTGATAAAGCATGTTCCAACTACGTTCAAAACCGTAGTTTAGAAAAAATCCTCTATCAGAATCTGCAAGAAATTGGTGCCGGCAATCCATCAGAAAGCGAAAAACAGTTTGCTGAACAGATATGGTCCACCTTCACAGAGTCTGAACAGGAAAATTATCTAGATCCGGTAACAGGATTCGGCTATATCGGAGACGGCAGTGAATTTGACGGCAAATATTTGGCAGATTCCATTTCACCCTACTATGAATCACAAGGGATCCTGTCGGGTTCGACCGATGTTGCGGATGTAAGCTGGGTTGTGCCGACTGCGCAATTGACCTCCGCTACGTCAGCGCTTGGAACGGCACTGCACACCTGGCAAATGACCTCACAGGGGTTAAGCGATTTCGCTAATAGAGGAATGCTGCGTGCTGCTGGAAGTATGGCTCTGACCGGGATTAAGCTATTTGAATCTGAAGAGGATTTGGATCATGTAAAAGAAGAATTTACTGAATTTAGGAAAAAGCATGACTACAATAGTCCAATTCCTGATGGTGTCCGTCCATCAAAACTGAATGAACGTTAA
- a CDS encoding amidohydrolase, translating into MNKLEENLVKWRRDFHHYPETGFLEMRTASIVAGILDGLGFELQMGKEVMSAEHCMGKPGEKETKAHVEWAKEHGANPDYLAIFSEGYTGIVATLDTGKRGPTVAYRVDMDALPIYESTSESHVPLQKGFRSINDKMHACGHDAHTAIGLGLASLLAANKAELQGKFKLIFQPAEEGTRGAKSMVEAGVVADVDYFIASHIGTGVPHNHVVAANNGFLATSKLDVSFRGVASHAGGDPEEGKNALLAAANAALNLTAITRHSKGATRINVGEMHAGSGRNIIPDKAALKVETRGETSEINEFVKQQAESIISGAAAMYQISYDMDFVGEGKSCTCSKEVAAVLHECTESAGLTAILESDDSAGSEDATFFIDAVQKQGGFGTYCVFGTDLAAGHHNEKFDINEETLLPAVEILFASAKKLGGKG; encoded by the coding sequence ATGAATAAATTAGAAGAAAACTTAGTGAAGTGGCGAAGGGATTTTCATCACTATCCGGAAACTGGTTTTTTGGAGATGCGTACAGCCTCGATTGTGGCAGGGATTCTAGATGGTTTAGGTTTTGAATTACAAATGGGAAAAGAAGTGATGTCGGCCGAGCATTGTATGGGAAAACCAGGTGAAAAGGAAACGAAAGCACATGTGGAGTGGGCAAAAGAGCATGGTGCGAATCCAGATTATCTCGCTATTTTTTCAGAGGGCTATACGGGAATTGTTGCAACATTGGATACCGGTAAGCGTGGTCCTACGGTTGCCTACCGGGTGGATATGGATGCATTGCCAATCTATGAATCAACCAGTGAAAGCCACGTACCTTTACAGAAAGGATTTCGCTCAATAAATGATAAGATGCATGCTTGCGGTCATGATGCACATACCGCAATCGGCCTTGGCTTAGCTTCCTTGCTCGCAGCAAATAAAGCGGAGCTGCAGGGCAAATTCAAATTAATTTTTCAGCCAGCGGAGGAAGGAACCCGCGGTGCTAAATCGATGGTAGAGGCCGGTGTAGTAGCGGATGTTGATTATTTCATCGCTTCCCACATCGGCACAGGGGTACCGCATAACCATGTTGTCGCCGCCAACAATGGATTTTTAGCCACCTCCAAATTGGATGTTTCTTTTCGAGGTGTTGCTTCGCATGCAGGAGGCGACCCGGAGGAAGGCAAAAATGCATTGCTGGCAGCAGCCAATGCCGCCCTCAATCTGACCGCGATTACCCGCCATTCCAAGGGTGCGACAAGAATTAATGTCGGAGAAATGCATGCAGGCAGTGGACGGAACATTATTCCGGACAAAGCCGCACTAAAGGTAGAGACACGCGGAGAAACTTCCGAAATTAATGAATTTGTAAAGCAGCAGGCAGAGTCCATCATTTCCGGCGCCGCCGCCATGTACCAAATTAGTTACGACATGGATTTTGTTGGCGAAGGAAAAAGCTGCACGTGTTCCAAAGAAGTTGCTGCAGTGCTTCACGAGTGTACGGAAAGCGCTGGTCTTACTGCTATTCTCGAAAGCGATGATAGTGCCGGTTCAGAAGATGCTACCTTCTTTATCGACGCCGTTCAGAAGCAAGGTGGTTTCGGGACCTACTGTGTATTTGGAACCGATTTGGCTGCAGGACATCATAATGAAAAATTTGATATTAATGAAGAAACCCTTCTGCCTGCAGTTGAAATATTGTTCGCATCAGCCAAGAAGTTAGGTGGCAAGGGCTAA
- a CDS encoding M20 family metallo-hydrolase, with product MTNLSMWMEQKLCQLNRVEQIQDPQGFTRLGYSEAEYKSHQQFIRTAEELGLHTYQDKVGNQWAIWEVHPDAKAVALGSHLDTVYNGGGYDGVAGVLCALAAIKVLQDKQFRPQKNIAVVCFIAEESARFGISTIGSKAISGELAIEELEDVSDMEGITVKQAVEQMGINWEDLTKATLPVPKLEQFLEVHIEQGRKLQDSQAKIGIVTGIARPVRLQVTAYGVANHTGTTPMHQRNDALVALAPLIPYVSRETAAMNKQEDPHLVATVSTVTVKPNSMTIIPSEVQFGIDIRSVNDAAKQQLVTNIKQYCLELAEEHHVTVDVKTLVNNQSVQLDDTIQSKLTHVSKQLGFKTESMVSGAGHDVMNMATRWPAGLIFIPCRDGISHQPNEYTETSNLVIGTKVLAAYLQTEAIQ from the coding sequence GTGACCAATTTAAGCATGTGGATGGAACAAAAGCTATGTCAATTAAATAGGGTGGAGCAAATTCAGGACCCGCAAGGATTTACCCGACTCGGTTATAGCGAAGCAGAATACAAATCCCACCAGCAATTTATTCGTACCGCAGAGGAACTAGGGCTGCATACGTATCAGGATAAGGTCGGGAATCAGTGGGCGATCTGGGAAGTGCATCCGGATGCAAAGGCGGTTGCTTTGGGGTCACATCTGGACACGGTCTACAATGGCGGCGGATATGATGGCGTGGCTGGTGTATTATGTGCCTTGGCAGCTATCAAAGTCCTGCAAGACAAGCAGTTCCGTCCACAAAAAAATATCGCGGTTGTTTGCTTTATTGCGGAAGAATCAGCGCGTTTTGGAATCTCAACGATTGGAAGCAAAGCTATTTCCGGGGAACTGGCCATCGAAGAGTTAGAAGACGTCAGCGATATGGAAGGAATCACAGTAAAACAAGCAGTGGAACAAATGGGAATAAACTGGGAAGACCTTACGAAAGCAACCTTGCCAGTCCCTAAATTGGAGCAATTCCTGGAGGTTCATATTGAACAAGGAAGAAAATTGCAGGACAGTCAGGCAAAAATCGGCATTGTAACAGGCATTGCCCGCCCAGTCAGATTGCAAGTAACGGCATATGGAGTGGCCAATCACACCGGCACGACACCGATGCACCAAAGAAACGATGCATTAGTTGCCTTGGCGCCGCTCATTCCATATGTATCACGAGAAACCGCAGCCATGAATAAACAGGAAGATCCACATCTAGTGGCGACGGTCAGCACAGTTACTGTCAAGCCCAATTCCATGACGATTATTCCATCAGAAGTACAATTTGGCATTGACATTCGCAGTGTAAACGATGCGGCAAAACAACAACTGGTAACGAACATCAAGCAATATTGTCTGGAGTTAGCCGAAGAACATCACGTTACGGTTGATGTGAAAACACTTGTGAACAATCAATCCGTACAACTGGATGATACTATCCAATCGAAATTAACCCATGTATCCAAGCAGCTAGGATTTAAAACGGAATCGATGGTAAGCGGTGCTGGTCATGATGTGATGAATATGGCAACAAGATGGCCAGCAGGGTTAATTTTTATTCCTTGCCGGGATGGTATCAGTCATCAGCCAAACGAGTATACGGAAACTAGCAATCTGGTAATTGGAACAAAAGTGCTGGCAGCATACCTGCAAACAGAAGCAATTCAATAA
- a CDS encoding Nramp family divalent metal transporter: MEEKIERLEPQGTPNNPPNNLKGKLKFVGPGFVVAATGVGAGDFVMASIAGTSFGLTLLWVIVVGAFIKFVLTEGIGRWYLASGKTILEGWHLAGWWATIYFGAYLVLMGLIYGSAITGTCAMIMVAMFPGTSFSLWAISSGIAGFLLVWFGRYQILEGLMKILIGIMFVSIIGSAIIILANAGSVEYGIVPSIPEGSFFKILGILGGVGASITLTSYSYWIYAKGWRNRQWMSIMKLDVSVAYIVTGMFAISVMIIAAELLFGSGVTISGNDGLVGLADAYGERFGNIARWIFLIGVWGAIFTSIVGPWHGMSYLFTDFVRIVKNKGRKAPGKEKPITEKDTAFRFYLFWITFPPMLLLLFKQPVAIVLIYGALGAAFMPILAAVLLFLLNSKQIDKADRNTKVKNTIFGLIILLYLYLGGSELFEMIFG, translated from the coding sequence GTGGAAGAAAAGATTGAAAGGCTAGAACCTCAAGGGACTCCTAACAATCCACCTAATAACTTAAAAGGTAAACTGAAATTCGTGGGTCCCGGATTTGTTGTTGCGGCTACTGGGGTGGGAGCTGGCGATTTTGTTATGGCCTCTATTGCTGGAACAAGCTTTGGATTGACTTTGCTTTGGGTGATAGTTGTAGGGGCTTTTATTAAATTTGTCCTAACCGAGGGGATAGGCCGTTGGTATCTGGCCTCAGGAAAAACAATTTTAGAAGGTTGGCATTTGGCAGGATGGTGGGCAACTATCTATTTTGGTGCATATCTTGTCTTGATGGGATTAATATATGGATCAGCGATAACCGGAACGTGTGCGATGATAATGGTTGCCATGTTTCCAGGCACTTCCTTTTCATTATGGGCAATCAGCTCCGGAATTGCCGGTTTTCTATTAGTTTGGTTTGGCAGATATCAAATACTTGAAGGGCTCATGAAGATATTAATTGGGATAATGTTTGTCAGTATCATTGGCTCTGCAATCATTATTTTGGCGAATGCGGGAAGTGTTGAGTATGGCATCGTTCCTTCTATACCAGAAGGATCGTTTTTCAAAATCCTTGGCATACTTGGAGGGGTTGGTGCTTCTATTACCCTTACTTCGTACTCATACTGGATTTATGCAAAAGGCTGGAGAAACAGGCAGTGGATGTCAATCATGAAACTGGATGTGTCGGTGGCCTATATTGTAACAGGTATGTTTGCCATTAGTGTTATGATCATTGCTGCTGAATTATTGTTTGGATCCGGTGTAACAATTAGTGGTAATGACGGGCTTGTGGGTCTTGCGGACGCCTATGGGGAGAGATTTGGAAATATAGCACGATGGATTTTCCTAATTGGTGTTTGGGGAGCCATTTTTACATCCATCGTAGGTCCATGGCATGGGATGTCCTATCTATTTACAGATTTTGTTCGCATTGTAAAAAATAAAGGAAGAAAAGCTCCAGGTAAAGAAAAACCAATCACCGAGAAAGATACAGCTTTTCGATTTTATCTGTTCTGGATAACTTTTCCACCGATGTTACTTCTGTTATTTAAACAACCAGTAGCGATTGTACTTATATATGGTGCACTCGGAGCGGCATTCATGCCAATTCTTGCAGCAGTTTTACTTTTTTTATTAAATTCTAAACAGATTGATAAGGCAGATCGAAATACTAAGGTTAAAAACACCATTTTTGGACTTATCATTTTACTGTATCTATATCTCGGAGGCAGTGAACTGTTTGAAATGATTTTTGGGTGA
- a CDS encoding TIGR02328 family protein, whose protein sequence is MRLWHEELLTRLPRQQLLGQHRECCALRGNGWGRKHATVNYVFSHSPYKLYLYHMKVMKEMKRRGYRNNPLWEDPYYRGNSCPAHDDESLGDKNEDEGYPEHDLRYLQECLENLHQKGIII, encoded by the coding sequence ATGCGTCTATGGCATGAGGAATTACTAACTCGCCTACCCCGTCAACAGTTACTAGGTCAGCATAGAGAATGCTGTGCCTTAAGAGGTAATGGCTGGGGTAGAAAACACGCTACGGTTAACTATGTTTTTAGCCATTCACCATACAAGCTGTATCTTTACCATATGAAGGTTATGAAGGAAATGAAACGAAGAGGCTATCGAAATAATCCATTGTGGGAGGATCCTTATTATCGCGGTAATAGCTGTCCCGCCCACGATGACGAAAGTCTAGGTGATAAAAATGAAGATGAAGGTTATCCGGAACATGATTTGAGGTATTTACAAGAATGCCTTGAAAACCTTCATCAAAAGGGGATAATAATCTAA
- a CDS encoding AbgT family transporter, with amino-acid sequence MKNKKSLFQRFLDIVERVGNKLPDPFVLFIGLALVMVVVSYLLSLTGASVVHPGTGEEIPIKNLLSGEGLQFILTSMLENFTGFAPLGLVLVMMLGIGLAEKVGLLDYAIRKTILKSPPFLLTYTVVFVGIMGNLASDAAVVLIPPLGALVFYKVGRHPLAGLAAGFAGAGAGFTANLFIAGTDALLAGISTEAAALVNESITVTPVDNWYFNIVSVFMLTIVGGLVTSKFIEPRLGKYEGDEVEAEDSEELPNAKNGFINALIAGFVYLAIIAITVFLPNSPLRNDEGGIVPSPLLEGIVPLILIFFIVIGVAFGMTVGKIKSSKDVSYYMAESMKDMASYIVLVFAIAQFIAFFNWSNLGTWVAVNGAEFLKDIEFTGIGLIIGYVIFTGLMNFLITSGSAKWAIEAPIFVPMFMQLGYDPAFTQVAYRIADSSMNIVTPLFPYMVIILAFMKRYDKNTSIGSYISLMLPYSITFLLSWIILLLIFYFTGLPYGPGVHTYM; translated from the coding sequence ATGAAAAACAAAAAAAGCCTGTTTCAACGATTTTTAGATATAGTCGAGCGCGTTGGCAATAAGCTGCCAGATCCATTTGTTTTATTTATAGGGCTGGCATTGGTAATGGTTGTTGTTTCCTATCTGCTCAGTCTCACGGGGGCATCTGTCGTTCACCCGGGAACTGGCGAAGAAATTCCAATTAAAAATTTGCTGTCTGGTGAAGGCTTACAGTTTATCCTCACATCGATGCTGGAAAACTTCACTGGATTTGCTCCACTCGGGCTTGTACTAGTTATGATGCTCGGGATTGGCTTAGCCGAAAAAGTTGGGCTGCTTGATTATGCAATCCGTAAGACCATTTTAAAATCACCTCCTTTTCTGCTCACCTATACGGTGGTGTTCGTAGGTATTATGGGTAATCTGGCGTCCGATGCCGCAGTTGTTTTAATCCCTCCTTTGGGTGCATTGGTATTTTATAAAGTAGGAAGACATCCACTTGCAGGTCTGGCAGCTGGTTTTGCTGGTGCGGGTGCTGGTTTTACAGCAAATTTATTTATTGCCGGAACAGATGCATTGCTTGCAGGTATCTCAACCGAAGCAGCGGCATTAGTAAATGAATCCATTACGGTAACACCGGTAGATAACTGGTATTTTAATATCGTTTCTGTGTTTATGCTGACCATTGTTGGCGGCCTAGTAACGTCAAAATTTATCGAACCCAGATTAGGTAAATATGAAGGCGATGAGGTAGAAGCAGAAGACAGCGAGGAACTTCCAAACGCTAAAAATGGGTTTATCAATGCGCTGATTGCAGGGTTTGTTTACCTGGCCATCATTGCGATCACCGTATTTTTGCCAAACAGTCCATTAAGAAATGATGAGGGCGGAATTGTCCCCTCCCCGCTTCTAGAAGGAATCGTGCCATTAATCCTGATATTCTTTATTGTCATTGGGGTTGCCTTTGGTATGACAGTTGGTAAGATTAAATCAAGTAAAGATGTAAGTTATTATATGGCAGAATCGATGAAAGACATGGCAAGCTACATTGTTCTCGTATTTGCCATCGCACAATTCATCGCCTTCTTTAATTGGTCCAACCTGGGTACCTGGGTCGCGGTAAACGGCGCTGAATTTCTGAAGGACATTGAATTTACTGGGATTGGATTGATCATTGGCTACGTTATTTTTACCGGCTTAATGAACTTCCTAATCACATCCGGTTCAGCAAAATGGGCAATTGAAGCACCAATCTTTGTGCCAATGTTTATGCAGCTCGGTTATGATCCGGCATTTACGCAGGTAGCCTACCGCATTGCCGATTCTTCCATGAATATTGTTACACCGTTATTTCCTTATATGGTTATTATTCTTGCCTTTATGAAGCGTTATGACAAGAATACAAGTATCGGAAGCTATATCTCATTAATGCTTCCATATTCCATTACCTTCTTGCTTTCATGGATCATCTTGCTGTTAATCTTTTATTTCACCGGCCTACCATATGGTCCTGGAGTGCATACGTATATGTAG